The nucleotide window CACCGTAAAGTTCAAAAAGCGGTTTACCGGCTGGAGATACTTATAAAATTCGATTAATTGAGGCACAATTTCCGTCTGCGAATAGAATTCATCGGGAATATTTCGTCCGAAAGCATAGTGCTTATACTTGAGCAATTCGCCTTGCTCCCAATCTTTCGGGAACCCAAGCGGCACTTTTTTCAGTTTATCGTCTTCTCCATACATATCGGGAAATACAGAGGCAAAAGGCTTGCCCGTAATTTCGAGCCACTCGTCGATATTCTCGTAAATAGCCTGTCGCAAGGCTTTCAAAACAACAGCATCGGGCATATAAATACCCCCGCTGATAAATGAATTGCCTGGTTCGAGGTGCAAATAGTAGCCTGCCCGTGGACTTTTGCGCCCGCCTTTGGAAGCCATATAGGCTCCGAAGTGCGATTTGTAAGGCGTTTTATCAGGCGAAAACCGAGTATCGCGATAAAGACGGAAGATGCAATTTTTGGCATCCAACCCCTTGATTTCGGGATCGAAGGCAGATATTTCCTCAATAACATCCTGTGTCAGTTTCTCAAAATCTTTTTGCAACTCCTTGCAGTAATCCTTCTGCGAGGCAAACCACTCGCGGCTGTTATTATCCCTCAACTGTGTGAGAAATTGTAATATTTCGGCTGTTCTCATTGTTTCAGTGTTTAGTATTGAAAAACAAAGGTAGAAAAAAAACAATGAGAATGGAATGCATTGCTTTCTTTCCGTCGTCCAGAACAGCTCAGCAGAATCATACTACAGCTTCCAGGTCAACGATAAATTAAGAATGCGACCTTCAATCGGAGCCCAGAGTTGCCGCATCTGCGGGTTGTCAAAGGTGCCGTCGAAGATAGGTTCGTAGCGACTCTGACGAACATTCATCAGGTTCTCTCCATTGAGCACCGCCGTCAGATGGCCAGCGCTATATTTCAGCATGGCAGCCATAATATAGTAGGCCTTGGTAGGTTGATAGTCCTGATTGATTTGCCCGGCCACCAGCGAATTTTCAAGGCCCACACTCCAGTTCTTACTCAGTTCATACATCATCGTGTTCGACAGGTTATGCTGCGGTGTGCAGATGGGTTGCTGGTGTTCGGCGTTGTAGAGTTTGTTGACATGCGTGTAGACATAACTGAGATAAACCTCCCAATCGCCCACGGTCAGTCGCATGTAGGTTTGAGCGCCAAGTGTCCGAAGAGCTTTCGGCGCATTGTAAAGCGTCACGCCGGCAGTTCCGGGCAAACTGTCGACCGGAGAGTTGATAAACGAAGCAAAAAATGCCTGATTCAGGTTGATCGTCACATCGCCGATGCGTTTCTGAAAATTAACATCAGCATTCAGCCCGTGCGAGCGTTCCGGTTTCAGCCCCGACACCGAAGTCAGACGGTTCAAGTCCTGTTCCAGATCGATATAGTTGAGCGGATTAGGAGTCATATAACCCAATCCACCGTTGACACGCGCCGTCCACTCCTTGCTGAACTTGTACATCACCGAAAGGCGTGGTAACACAAACCAGCCGTATTTGTTCTGGTAATCGACCCGCACACCGCTTTCGATAGTGAGCGCCGGCACCGGATTGTAGGTATTTTGCACAAAACCGCCGAGGGTATTGTAGGAATAACCATTGAGAGGAATCAGAGCCGAACGGTTGTGAAACTGATCGCCATTAAAATTTGCTCCGATCACCCAGTTCATTTTATCGAACTGACGGAAATAAGAGAGCTCCGAATAATAAAGCAACTGGTTGGCCCGGAAATTATAATCGCGGGTGTCGATAGTTTGGTCGAGATTGCTGCCGCTCGCTTTGACAGTAATATTGCTGGTTGGCGACAGGTTGTTCACATATTTGGCCGTCACGCTATGCCGGTCCGACTGCGTACCCACGTGATAGTACGCCCCGTTGCCCGACGAAAGGTAGCGCATGTCCCCACCCTTTCGGTTGTCGAACGTTCCGGTATAATCCACGGTCAACGTGGAGCGTGGATCAAGGTAAAACTGGAATTTCGGATGAATCACCGTGCTGCGCACCCTTGACGATTCGCTCAGTCCGTCACCGTTCACATCCGTTGCCTGCCGCCAGGTCTGCCCGGCAAACAGCGTATATCCGAAAGTCTTGTACTTCTTCGCCATGTAGGCATTCAGGTTGGTCTCGTGCAACGACGTTTCGTTGATCGTAGCACTAAGCTCCTGCTGCGGCGTAGGGTCTTTGCTCACCAAATTGATGATACCGCCGATGGCATCACCGCCGTACAGGGTAGAACAAGAGCCTTTGATAATTTCGATCTGTTTCAGGTCGAGTGGCGGCACCTGCATTATACCGAAATTACCCGACAGTCCACCATAGAGCGGCAGTCCGTCTTTCAGCAACTGGGTGTAACGACCGTTCAGGCCCTGAATACGCGCATAGGTATTACCCGACGCGGCGCTCACTTCCTGCATCTGAATTCCGGCAATATCACCCAGCAGGCTCGAAATGTTGCCCGGCATAATCCCATTTTCCTCTTGCGTATCTTCCAGTCCCAACACCTCGATGCGGGTAGGAATGGCCTCGATGCGCGAGTTGGTACGCACCGATGTAACAGTTACCTCGTCGAGATGCTCCGATGCCGGTTGCAACAACACCTCCTGTAGACCGGGCTTGTCCACTTTGATTTCTGCTATTTCGTAGCCCACATATTGCACCTTGAGCAATGCCGGAAATGTGCCGGAAATATTCAGCGTCGCAACACCCTTTCCATCAGTTACAGCGCCCGTCGATGTATCTGACACCGTCACGGCCGCACCGATTAACGTTTCCTTCGTTTGCGCATCCTTCACGCTCACTGACACCTGTTGTTGTGCAAAAAGCGCGCACTGACACACCAGGCCAAACAGTAACAATAACTTCTTCATCTATTTGAACTATTTAGAAAATTTAATGCTGCAAAATTAGAATGCAACTTTGGAGAAAATTGGGAATTTCCGGGCAAAACATCCCTTTTCTCAAAAAACAGTGGAATTATCGCAAAGTGAGGGTTAAGCAATGTACGCCTTCCAGGCAAGTATAATCGATCGACAAAGAAGAGACTTTGCAAATTTCAGCCACAATAGACAAACCCAGTCCACTGGAATCCTTCGTGACGCCCTCTTTAGCAAAACGAGAAAACAGGTTCCGGGGATCTCCTTGCAATACTTTCCCCGTGTTTTTAAGAATCAGCTGCGAATCCTGTGACGTAACGCGGATAAATCCGTCATCAACATTATGCTTAATGGCATTTCCCAGCAGGTTGGTCACCAGCAGATCAGCTAGTAAAGGATTCATATTGACCACAAACGGAATTTGCAAATCACGCACCAGCTCGATATTGCGCATTGCCAGTAATTCAACCAGCTCGTCCAACCGCTCTGCAACCAAAGCGCTCAGATCAATGCTGCGTTTTTCCACAAACTGGTTGTTCTCTATTTTGGAAAGCAGGAGTAATGTCTGTCCCAGTTTCGACACCCGAGAGGCTGCGTCATAAGCCGTTTGGACCTGTTTGCGATGATCTTCGGATAAGCTCCGGTCGGTCAATAACGTTTCCAGCTTCGATTTCACTACAGCCAGCGGCGTCTGCATTTCGTGCGACGCGTTCTCAGAGAATTTTTTTAGGTTGGCATAATCATCCGTCATTTTCCGCATCATCTGGCTCAGCTCTTTGTTCATCTGATCGAACTCATCAATCGTCGACGATGGCAATCCCTTCTCCGTTATTTGATCCACTTTAAAATCCTTCAATTCTTTCAAGGTTCGATAAAAAGGATTCCAGATGGTAGCCGACAACTTACGGTTAAGGAAGTAAAGCGCCAGAATAATGAGAACAAACGTACCCAGCATAAACCAAAACGCTAACCCCACAAAATCGTCGGCCTCCAGATGTGACAACACCAGCGTAACCTTGTACGTTTTTCCATTTACCCTGTCCGGGAAAACCAGTTTGCGAGCCGGCACCATGCTTTTTTCGCTCGCGGCATAAATGGTGGTATCCGAAAATTGCCGTTCGACGTTTTGCCCGTTCGACGGCTGTATGTCAATTGTTTGATCGGGAGAGTGAAAAGGAAGAGCTATCTTGTTCTGATGCAACGAAGACTGCACGGTTTCTGCCCGGTTCGAGAGTATCTCGTCAATATTAAAATCGATTACCGCGGTGAGAATAAAGTAGAGTCCGCACCCGGCCACCACAAATACAAGCAGCAGCAAGGTAATAAATCGCCGGTTTATTTTTGTCTGGAGTTTCATGCTTTATCCGTTTGAAACATATAAC belongs to Paludibacter jiangxiensis and includes:
- a CDS encoding DUF2461 domain-containing protein, with the protein product MRTAEILQFLTQLRDNNSREWFASQKDYCKELQKDFEKLTQDVIEEISAFDPEIKGLDAKNCIFRLYRDTRFSPDKTPYKSHFGAYMASKGGRKSPRAGYYLHLEPGNSFISGGIYMPDAVVLKALRQAIYENIDEWLEITGKPFASVFPDMYGEDDKLKKVPLGFPKDWEQGELLKYKHYAFGRNIPDEFYSQTEIVPQLIEFYKYLQPVNRFLNFTVDEVLNLG
- a CDS encoding TonB-dependent receptor is translated as MKKLLLLFGLVCQCALFAQQQVSVSVKDAQTKETLIGAAVTVSDTSTGAVTDGKGVATLNISGTFPALLKVQYVGYEIAEIKVDKPGLQEVLLQPASEHLDEVTVTSVRTNSRIEAIPTRIEVLGLEDTQEENGIMPGNISSLLGDIAGIQMQEVSAASGNTYARIQGLNGRYTQLLKDGLPLYGGLSGNFGIMQVPPLDLKQIEIIKGSCSTLYGGDAIGGIINLVSKDPTPQQELSATINETSLHETNLNAYMAKKYKTFGYTLFAGQTWRQATDVNGDGLSESSRVRSTVIHPKFQFYLDPRSTLTVDYTGTFDNRKGGDMRYLSSGNGAYYHVGTQSDRHSVTAKYVNNLSPTSNITVKASGSNLDQTIDTRDYNFRANQLLYYSELSYFRQFDKMNWVIGANFNGDQFHNRSALIPLNGYSYNTLGGFVQNTYNPVPALTIESGVRVDYQNKYGWFVLPRLSVMYKFSKEWTARVNGGLGYMTPNPLNYIDLEQDLNRLTSVSGLKPERSHGLNADVNFQKRIGDVTINLNQAFFASFINSPVDSLPGTAGVTLYNAPKALRTLGAQTYMRLTVGDWEVYLSYVYTHVNKLYNAEHQQPICTPQHNLSNTMMYELSKNWSVGLENSLVAGQINQDYQPTKAYYIMAAMLKYSAGHLTAVLNGENLMNVRQSRYEPIFDGTFDNPQMRQLWAPIEGRILNLSLTWKL
- a CDS encoding sensor histidine kinase gives rise to the protein MKLQTKINRRFITLLLLVFVVAGCGLYFILTAVIDFNIDEILSNRAETVQSSLHQNKIALPFHSPDQTIDIQPSNGQNVERQFSDTTIYAASEKSMVPARKLVFPDRVNGKTYKVTLVLSHLEADDFVGLAFWFMLGTFVLIILALYFLNRKLSATIWNPFYRTLKELKDFKVDQITEKGLPSSTIDEFDQMNKELSQMMRKMTDDYANLKKFSENASHEMQTPLAVVKSKLETLLTDRSLSEDHRKQVQTAYDAASRVSKLGQTLLLLSKIENNQFVEKRSIDLSALVAERLDELVELLAMRNIELVRDLQIPFVVNMNPLLADLLVTNLLGNAIKHNVDDGFIRVTSQDSQLILKNTGKVLQGDPRNLFSRFAKEGVTKDSSGLGLSIVAEICKVSSLSIDYTCLEGVHCLTLTLR